One Virgibacillus doumboii genomic region harbors:
- a CDS encoding tripartite tricarboxylate transporter permease: MELFTQAIGNFFSISPILTVILGCIIGVSIGALPGLTATMGVALILPITFGMEPLPGILMLIGVYFGGIYGGSIAAILLRTPGTPSSAATAIAGYEMTKRGLAYKALTAATLSSGIAGILSVILLIFVAPQLSKFALNFSAQETFALALFGLAVITSVAGKSLVKGLIVGFIGLIIATIGTDPINGFPRFTFDNYNLTGGIDFIPVMIGLFAAAQAFQSLEEAVSKGYVIKKVEKIKLKWVEFKAIIGTILRSAGIGAFIGMIPGAGGDIGAFVAYNVTSNVTKHKKEFKEGNLEGVVSPEAANNGSTGGAMIPLLTLGIPGDAVTAVMLGALMVQGLQPGPQLFQQNGEMVYSLFIGMILANLTIILLGLVGVRLFIKVLNIPKTILMPVILVLCAIGSYSINNNMFDVYVMLVSGIIGYFMLKYGFSASPVILALILGPMMESNLRRTLALTDGNFFSVFTRPISGTLIVLAIITLLMPLILKLFNRKSNVEEKL, encoded by the coding sequence ATGGAACTATTTACACAAGCAATTGGAAATTTTTTTAGTATAAGCCCTATTTTAACAGTTATATTAGGTTGTATTATAGGGGTTTCAATTGGTGCACTTCCCGGCTTAACTGCAACAATGGGGGTTGCTCTAATATTACCAATTACATTTGGAATGGAACCACTACCCGGAATTTTAATGCTAATAGGAGTTTATTTTGGTGGTATTTATGGAGGCTCTATTGCAGCTATTTTACTTAGAACACCCGGTACACCTTCTTCAGCAGCTACTGCTATTGCCGGGTATGAAATGACAAAAAGAGGGTTGGCGTATAAAGCTCTTACAGCTGCAACACTTTCTTCTGGGATAGCAGGTATATTAAGTGTTATTCTTTTAATTTTCGTAGCCCCCCAATTATCAAAATTTGCTTTGAATTTTAGTGCTCAGGAAACATTTGCACTGGCTTTATTTGGCTTAGCAGTTATAACTAGTGTTGCAGGAAAATCTTTAGTTAAAGGATTAATAGTCGGGTTTATTGGTCTTATAATTGCTACCATAGGTACGGACCCAATCAATGGTTTTCCACGGTTTACTTTTGATAACTATAATTTAACAGGTGGAATAGATTTCATTCCTGTAATGATTGGTTTGTTCGCTGCCGCTCAAGCATTTCAATCATTGGAAGAAGCCGTTTCAAAAGGTTATGTGATTAAAAAGGTAGAAAAAATAAAATTAAAATGGGTTGAATTTAAAGCGATTATTGGTACAATATTGCGCTCTGCTGGTATTGGTGCATTTATTGGAATGATACCCGGCGCTGGCGGGGACATTGGTGCTTTCGTTGCTTATAATGTTACCTCAAATGTCACTAAACATAAAAAAGAGTTTAAAGAAGGGAATCTGGAAGGGGTTGTATCTCCTGAAGCTGCAAACAATGGATCAACAGGTGGTGCAATGATTCCGTTGCTTACATTAGGAATTCCTGGTGATGCGGTTACAGCCGTTATGTTGGGAGCTTTAATGGTTCAAGGTTTGCAGCCGGGGCCACAGTTATTCCAACAAAATGGTGAAATGGTTTATTCCTTATTTATTGGAATGATCCTAGCTAATTTAACTATTATTCTATTAGGTTTAGTAGGTGTGCGCCTATTTATTAAAGTATTAAACATCCCAAAAACGATATTAATGCCAGTTATTTTGGTATTATGTGCTATTGGTTCTTACTCAATCAATAATAATATGTTTGATGTTTATGTAATGCTTGTTTCAGGGATTATTGGTTATTTTATGTTGAAATATGGATTTTCTGCTTCCCCGGTAATTTTAGCGTTGATTTTGGGCCCGATGATGGAATCAAACTTAAGAAGAACATTGGCATTAACGGATGGTAATTTTTTCTCGGTATTCACAAGACCTATTTCTGGAACGTTAATAGTCTTAGCAATTATTACATTATTAATGCCGTTGATTCTGAAGTTATTTAACAGAAAATCAAATGTTGAAGAGAAACTGTAA
- a CDS encoding tripartite tricarboxylate transporter TctB family protein encodes MKPQNILISILTIIFGGITYYYTLSFPDVPGSITGPAFMPRIYAVLLIALGIILFCKSVFISNEEPNPNSKKVLLFILLFIIYAVLIPILGFYLSSILFLVMLLWMNHVKKVIYLVSVPAGVAFFLFVFFQQLLNVPLPTGFLL; translated from the coding sequence GTGAAACCACAAAATATTTTAATTAGTATATTAACTATAATATTTGGAGGTATAACTTATTATTATACTCTAAGTTTTCCAGACGTACCTGGATCAATAACCGGGCCAGCATTTATGCCCAGAATTTATGCGGTTTTGCTTATAGCCCTTGGTATAATTTTATTTTGTAAAAGTGTATTTATTAGTAATGAAGAGCCTAATCCGAATTCAAAAAAGGTTTTATTATTTATATTGTTGTTTATTATTTATGCAGTATTAATTCCAATTCTAGGATTCTATTTAAGCTCGATTTTGTTTTTAGTTATGCTCCTTTGGATGAATCACGTTAAAAAAGTAATTTATTTGGTCTCAGTACCAGCAGGGGTTGCATTTTTTTTATTTGTATTTTTTCAACAACTACTTAATGTTCCTTTACCAACAGGGTTTTTACTTTAG
- a CDS encoding 2-hydroxyacid dehydrogenase — MKPKVYINKPIPQEVEEYIAGHCDYRKSKEGEKLSKEQFHDEIKDVEGILTAGGSVDQEFLQAASNLKVVSNMSVGYNNFNLEEMKKRNVIGTNTPYVLDNAVADLAFGLMIATARKIPELNNYVKNGGWKGGDDTPLFGLNVHSTTLGIIGMGRIGQVVARRAIAGFNMDVLYHNRKQNLELEDEIGVTYKNLEGLLKESDFVLLLLPLNEQTKHYFTFEHFKLMKKTGIFINISRGQTVNENALVQALWEREIAAAGLDVFDQEPTSPDNPLLSMDNVVALPHIGTATHKTRADIAMLAAKNLVDVLINDGKSAYIVPELR; from the coding sequence ATGAAACCGAAAGTTTATATTAATAAACCAATTCCTCAAGAAGTCGAGGAATACATTGCAGGACATTGTGATTATCGAAAAAGTAAAGAAGGAGAAAAATTATCAAAGGAGCAATTTCATGATGAAATAAAAGACGTTGAAGGCATTTTAACTGCAGGGGGAAGTGTCGATCAAGAATTTCTGCAAGCAGCTTCTAATCTAAAAGTTGTTAGCAACATGTCAGTTGGATACAACAATTTTAATTTGGAAGAAATGAAGAAAAGAAATGTAATCGGAACAAATACCCCTTATGTGTTAGATAATGCTGTGGCAGATTTAGCATTTGGATTGATGATCGCTACTGCCAGAAAAATTCCCGAGTTAAACAATTATGTGAAAAATGGGGGTTGGAAAGGTGGAGATGATACTCCGTTGTTTGGATTAAACGTTCATAGTACCACACTCGGAATTATTGGTATGGGTAGAATTGGACAGGTAGTAGCACGCCGAGCAATTGCAGGTTTTAATATGGATGTTCTATACCATAATCGGAAACAAAATTTAGAATTGGAAGATGAAATAGGGGTTACATATAAAAATTTGGAAGGTTTACTCAAAGAATCTGATTTTGTATTGCTTCTACTACCATTAAATGAACAAACAAAACACTACTTTACATTTGAACACTTTAAATTGATGAAAAAAACAGGAATATTTATCAATATTTCCAGGGGGCAAACTGTTAACGAGAATGCACTGGTACAAGCGCTTTGGGAAAGGGAAATTGCAGCAGCTGGATTAGATGTTTTTGATCAAGAACCTACTTCTCCAGACAATCCTTTATTAAGTATGGATAATGTTGTGGCTTTACCTCACATCGGAACAGCCACCCATAAAACAAGGGCGGATATCGCAATGCTTGCTGCAAAAAATCTGGTTGATGTATTGATTAATGATGGAAAGTCAGCGTATATCGTACCAGAATTGAGGTAG
- a CDS encoding tripartite tricarboxylate transporter substrate binding protein: MKKVFGLFLIILLTFVSACSSGDSASSAENESSLAGSTIELIVPHAAGGGTDAVARSIAKIAEKELDASIGVVNKPGGGGAVGMAEGAAAKPDGLTLTFATVELSFLSHLGLADFTYEDFDPVAQLNFDPSAITVPADAPYDTVQEFVDYAKEHPGEIRVGGSGFGAIWHLSAEAFADANEIDIEFVPFDGAAPSITSLLGGHIEAVTVSPGEVMTQVEAGKLKTLAVMSDKRSEALPDVPTLEEAGVETVNVGAWRGVVAPKGTPEDVVKELEEAFLKAAESDKFKEFMKNNGLGIVTKGSEDFGKQMEDSSKLFKPLIEKLDIAK; encoded by the coding sequence ATGAAGAAGGTATTTGGGCTATTTTTAATTATATTACTTACATTTGTAAGCGCTTGTAGTTCCGGGGATTCGGCATCAAGTGCTGAGAATGAAAGCAGTCTTGCTGGGAGTACTATTGAACTAATTGTACCACATGCTGCAGGTGGGGGTACTGACGCGGTTGCCAGGTCAATTGCTAAAATAGCAGAAAAGGAATTGGATGCATCCATTGGTGTTGTAAATAAACCAGGCGGTGGCGGAGCTGTCGGAATGGCTGAAGGCGCTGCCGCTAAGCCAGATGGTCTTACGTTGACATTTGCAACAGTGGAGTTAAGTTTTCTATCTCATTTAGGGTTAGCTGATTTCACATATGAAGATTTTGATCCGGTTGCTCAGTTGAACTTTGATCCGTCGGCAATAACTGTTCCCGCTGATGCTCCATATGATACGGTTCAGGAATTCGTTGACTATGCAAAAGAGCATCCTGGAGAAATTCGTGTGGGTGGTTCTGGATTTGGAGCTATTTGGCATCTGTCAGCTGAAGCTTTTGCAGATGCAAATGAAATTGATATTGAATTTGTACCATTTGATGGTGCAGCTCCATCAATCACTTCTCTGTTAGGTGGTCACATCGAAGCTGTAACAGTTAGCCCGGGAGAAGTAATGACTCAGGTTGAAGCAGGTAAATTAAAAACATTAGCTGTTATGTCTGATAAACGTTCAGAAGCTCTTCCTGATGTTCCAACGCTAGAGGAAGCTGGTGTTGAAACTGTAAATGTTGGGGCATGGCGAGGTGTTGTTGCACCCAAAGGTACACCTGAAGATGTTGTGAAAGAACTCGAAGAAGCATTCTTAAAAGCAGCAGAATCAGATAAATTTAAAGAATTTATGAAAAACAATGGACTTGGTATTGTAACCAAGGGAAGTGAGGATTTTGGGAAGCAGATGGAAGACAGCAGTAAATTATTTAAACCACTTATAGAGAAACTAGATATCGCGAAATAA
- a CDS encoding IclR family transcriptional regulator, with amino-acid sequence MVKKKYWVPALEKANLIIEQIANHPKQLRLIDLSNKLGINKSSMYSLLHTLETLGWINKEKSETYALGSVLGFMGSTYLNQFNILEAFSKEAKETIKIIDEHIQLGKLIGGEVFYIGREEGSSPVKLVTDPGTRFPAYASAIGKIQLIDFSYEELKSKFSEINFVKKTERTVENIDNLWKQILKAKKVGYAIEEQEGAEGFYCVAAPIYDYSNQIVYGISCTMTESSWTRKKEKATVEITDLANKLSKISGHIKNT; translated from the coding sequence GTGGTAAAGAAAAAGTATTGGGTTCCAGCATTGGAAAAAGCGAATCTAATAATTGAACAAATCGCTAATCATCCAAAACAACTCAGGTTAATAGATTTATCAAACAAGCTTGGAATTAATAAAAGCTCAATGTATTCACTGTTACATACATTAGAAACTCTTGGGTGGATTAATAAAGAAAAAAGTGAAACATATGCATTGGGATCTGTATTAGGATTTATGGGATCAACGTACTTAAATCAATTTAATATTTTGGAAGCGTTCTCAAAGGAAGCGAAAGAAACAATAAAAATTATTGATGAACATATTCAATTAGGAAAACTTATTGGTGGTGAGGTGTTTTATATAGGAAGAGAGGAAGGTAGTTCACCTGTAAAGCTTGTTACAGATCCGGGAACGCGTTTTCCAGCTTATGCTTCAGCAATTGGAAAGATTCAGCTAATAGATTTTAGTTACGAAGAGTTAAAATCCAAATTTTCCGAAATTAACTTTGTAAAAAAGACTGAACGTACCGTAGAAAATATTGATAATTTATGGAAGCAAATTTTAAAGGCGAAAAAGGTCGGATACGCTATTGAAGAACAGGAAGGTGCAGAGGGATTTTATTGTGTAGCAGCACCTATATACGATTATAGTAACCAAATTGTTTATGGAATTAGCTGTACGATGACGGAATCTAGTTGGACTAGAAAAAAAGAAAAAGCAACAGTTGAAATTACTGATCTAGCAAATAAGCTATCCAAAATCAGCGGACACATAAAGAATACTTAA
- a CDS encoding helix-turn-helix domain-containing protein translates to MDIVVIKKLIGKHIVKRRKELKWTQRRLADESGLDEKNIDRFERGKINPYTSTFIKLAVALELDVNQILKDIQQEYNSSDKQ, encoded by the coding sequence TTGGATATAGTCGTTATTAAAAAGCTAATTGGGAAACACATTGTAAAACGAAGAAAAGAATTAAAATGGACACAACGAAGGTTGGCGGATGAGTCCGGCCTAGATGAAAAAAATATTGACAGATTTGAAAGGGGGAAAATAAATCCATATACGTCTACTTTTATTAAACTTGCCGTAGCACTGGAGTTAGATGTAAATCAAATACTTAAAGATATTCAACAAGAATACAACTCTTCTGACAAACAATAA
- a CDS encoding sigma-70 family RNA polymerase sigma factor yields MDNKISVEEILEQNERRIHYQIKKMNIRDPHKEYFQEGLVALWNAYETYQPDKGPMATYFNYTIRNRLIDRMRKENKHTEMQRKAIHEQLIQASDGNHHSEQSKATIPLVHTYNFPINDPDFWKQIKTHLTENQWKWVYYHIIEDMPYKDIAITENTTVDAVKSWGKQVKKKLKSPQFRKTIHLEISSTK; encoded by the coding sequence ATGGACAACAAAATATCTGTTGAAGAAATCCTCGAACAAAACGAGCGGCGGATTCATTATCAAATCAAAAAAATGAACATCCGCGATCCGCACAAGGAATACTTTCAGGAAGGCCTAGTCGCACTCTGGAATGCCTATGAAACCTATCAGCCCGACAAAGGCCCCATGGCAACATACTTCAACTATACAATCAGGAACCGACTGATTGACCGCATGCGGAAAGAAAATAAGCATACCGAAATGCAGCGAAAAGCCATTCACGAGCAGCTAATACAAGCCTCCGACGGCAACCATCATTCCGAACAATCCAAAGCGACCATCCCACTGGTCCATACGTACAACTTCCCAATCAATGATCCTGACTTTTGGAAACAAATAAAAACACACCTGACCGAAAATCAATGGAAATGGGTGTATTATCATATTATCGAGGACATGCCCTATAAGGACATTGCCATCACAGAAAATACAACCGTTGATGCGGTAAAAAGCTGGGGGAAACAAGTAAAGAAAAAATTGAAAAGTCCCCAATTCCGCAAAACTATCCATTTGGAAATATCCTCAACAAAATAA
- a CDS encoding IS4 family transposase → MSAKVNASNELEFFAQEIERKLSSEKIRQSAKEVDFMQRNTKLKPEYFYQLCSFLGESFGNKTLNELCAQLCSFFDLEISTEGLNQRFNTEAVEFMRRIFKSLWLNQVSGSQSIVERHLFNRIRILDSSSFDLPSDYTGYEGPNGTGVKVQLEYELYEGVFRHLHIQNGKESDISYAKTIQDDIQPDDLCLRDLGYFSQENLSMIAKKGAFFVSRIRNDTNLYQQNDDGQWEKVNVNKVTESLQPGEVTELTQVRIGAEAKKPLIARIVVTKLTEEQKEKRKEHLGQKKKKRKSTLSAQRNISVNIFATNIPQGMVKKEEMYSLYSLRWQIEILFKTWKSLFKIQEVKKMKKERFECHLYGTFIQLLLCSSVAFQCRRMLYQQYQMEVSEYKSIDIAKESLTVSQTVISEGENLVKVLKRIYKSISINGRKCHKQQKKTVFDILHIAYKQSVSSVA, encoded by the coding sequence ATGTCTGCTAAAGTAAACGCAAGTAACGAGTTAGAGTTTTTTGCTCAAGAAATAGAACGTAAACTTTCCAGCGAAAAAATTCGTCAGTCGGCAAAAGAAGTAGATTTTATGCAAAGAAATACAAAATTGAAACCGGAATATTTTTATCAGCTATGTTCTTTTTTGGGTGAATCTTTTGGGAATAAAACTCTGAATGAACTTTGTGCACAACTTTGCTCATTTTTTGATTTGGAGATTTCAACGGAAGGATTAAATCAACGCTTCAATACGGAGGCAGTAGAATTCATGAGACGGATTTTTAAATCTTTATGGTTAAATCAGGTGTCCGGTTCTCAATCTATTGTGGAAAGACATCTGTTTAACAGAATTCGAATTTTGGATTCCTCCTCATTTGATCTTCCTTCTGATTATACGGGATATGAAGGGCCAAATGGTACGGGGGTTAAGGTTCAACTCGAGTATGAATTATACGAAGGAGTGTTCCGTCACCTTCATATACAAAACGGAAAAGAAAGTGACATTAGCTATGCCAAAACCATTCAGGATGATATTCAACCGGACGATTTATGTCTGCGTGACTTAGGCTATTTCTCACAGGAAAATTTATCAATGATTGCCAAAAAAGGTGCTTTCTTTGTTTCTAGAATAAGAAACGATACGAATCTTTACCAACAAAATGATGATGGACAATGGGAAAAGGTAAATGTAAACAAGGTCACGGAATCGTTACAACCAGGGGAAGTAACCGAGTTGACCCAGGTGCGGATAGGAGCAGAAGCTAAGAAGCCACTCATTGCACGAATCGTTGTTACAAAACTGACTGAAGAACAAAAAGAAAAGCGGAAGGAGCACTTAGGTCAAAAAAAGAAGAAAAGAAAAAGCACCCTTTCCGCTCAGAGAAATATCTCTGTGAATATATTTGCCACCAATATACCACAGGGAATGGTAAAAAAGGAAGAAATGTACTCACTGTACTCTTTGAGATGGCAAATAGAAATTCTTTTTAAGACATGGAAATCATTATTCAAGATACAAGAGGTAAAGAAAATGAAAAAGGAACGCTTTGAATGCCATTTATACGGCACATTCATCCAACTACTCTTGTGCTCATCCGTTGCCTTTCAGTGTCGAAGAATGCTCTATCAGCAGTATCAGATGGAGGTAAGTGAATACAAATCTATTGATATCGCAAAAGAAAGTCTGACCGTTTCGCAAACGGTAATCAGCGAGGGTGAAAATCTTGTCAAGGTGCTCAAAAGAATATACAAAAGCATATCTATAAACGGAAGGAAGTGTCATAAACAACAGAAGAAAACCGTGTTTGACATTCTTCATATTGCCTATAAACAAAGTGTATCTTCTGTAGCATAA